A region of the Stieleria neptunia genome:
TTGACACACTTCAACTGGGCGATAAGCGACTGGACAATCGCTGCAAACTGATTGCCGAACGCTTTGCCGCCAACCCTCAAGCGAGCATCAATGCTGCGTCGCAGGGATGGAACGAGACACACGCCGCTTATGAGTTCTTCGACAACGATTCGGTCGACGAAGCCGACATCCTCGCCGCTCATAAAGACGCCACGATGCGGCGTATCGAACAGCAGGATGTCGTCCTGCTGGTTCAAGACACCACCGAGCTAAATTTCACCAAGCACCCCACCGAAGACTCCGGCGTGCTCAACGAAGACTACCGATTCGGGCTCTATGACCATAGCCAAATCGCTTTCACCGAGACCGGACTGTGTCTTGGCGTCACGGACGTCAAACTGTTCTCGCATGACCCCGAGACGCTTGGTCGAAAAGCCGATCAGCGGAAACAGCTACCGATCCAAGAGAAAGAGTCCTACCGTTGGTTGCAGGACTACCAGCAAGCTTGCCAGCTGGCTGGAGAATACCCCGATAAGCAGGTCATTAACGTGGCCGATCGCGAGGGCGATCTGTACGACATTTACGTCGAATCGGCCGAGCATCCGACCCCGGCTGATTTCGTCATTCGAGCCAATCAGCCCCGCTGTACGCCAGAGCGTGACATCGACGCCGGCCCGAGCGTCTACAAGAAAGTAGCCGATGAAGTCGCCGCTGCGCCGGTTCGGTTACGTCTGCAGATCGACTTAACCGCGACGCCCAAGCGAGCCGCTCGCCGAGCAACCCTTGAGGTTCGCGCCAAGCGGTTGACCGTCAAGCCACCGCACCTGCGAAAGGCTGATCTTCCCGAGGTCCAACTGTCGGTCGTGGAGGTCCGCGAAATAGACGGCCCCGGCGATGGCACGGAGGTTCATTGGCAACTGCTAAGCAGCTTGCCAGTGGACACGATCGACCAGGTCCAACGAGTGATCGACATCTATGTCAAACGCTGGCCAATTGAAACCTATTTCCGAGTCTACAAATCGGGTTGCCGGATCGAGGAGATCCAGCTGGAAACCAACGCCCGGCAACGTCGTGCGTTGATGATCTATAAAGTTGTCGCTTGGCGGCTGATGTATTTGACAACACTGGGGCGTCAGTGTCCTGACCTGGACTGCGAAGCGGTCTTCGCAGAATTCGAATGGAA
Encoded here:
- a CDS encoding IS4 family transposase, whose protein sequence is MTDSIANEFDTLQLGDKRLDNRCKLIAERFAANPQASINAASQGWNETHAAYEFFDNDSVDEADILAAHKDATMRRIEQQDVVLLVQDTTELNFTKHPTEDSGVLNEDYRFGLYDHSQIAFTETGLCLGVTDVKLFSHDPETLGRKADQRKQLPIQEKESYRWLQDYQQACQLAGEYPDKQVINVADREGDLYDIYVESAEHPTPADFVIRANQPRCTPERDIDAGPSVYKKVADEVAAAPVRLRLQIDLTATPKRAARRATLEVRAKRLTVKPPHLRKADLPEVQLSVVEVREIDGPGDGTEVHWQLLSSLPVDTIDQVQRVIDIYVKRWPIETYFRVYKSGCRIEEIQLETNARQRRALMIYKVVAWRLMYLTTLGRQCPDLDCEAVFAEFEWKPVWKVVCDDPLPEQPPSLGQMILMIGQLGGHNNRRGDNPPGAEAMWNGLRRMKDFSLAWRAFGHDGS